One window of the Salvia miltiorrhiza cultivar Shanhuang (shh) chromosome 6, IMPLAD_Smil_shh, whole genome shotgun sequence genome contains the following:
- the LOC130990173 gene encoding alpha carbonic anhydrase 4-like isoform X1: MGSRTYSSARRFTACLICFSLLMAIKADEVENEHEFTYLSNSSKGPQHWGSLKEEWKLCSIGKLQSPIDVMNERVLVSSEIGRLVRNYRAAPAVIKNRGHDIMIEWKEYAGGAYLTRNMYNLLQCHWHTPSEHTIGGRRYDLELHMVHRSSEGQTAVIAVLYNIGRSDPFLDKVLANLNDPTKSKEEIDLGVVDPWEIKFGSRKYFRYLGSLTVPPCTEGVVWTLLKKVRTASRKQIAALREAVHDGFEDNARPLQPLHDRSVFMYRPGFQ; encoded by the exons ATGGGCAGTCGTACGTACAGCTCCGCTCGTCGTTTCACTGCGTGTCTAATTTGTTTTTCCCTTCTCATGGCCATCAAAGCTGATGAAGTCG AGAACGAACATGAATTTACGTATCTGAGTAATTCTTCCAAGGGGCCACAACACTGGGGAAGTCTGAAAGAAGAATGGAAATTATGTTCAATTGGAAAGCTCCAATCCCCAATCGATGTTATGAATGAAAGAGTTTTGGTGTCGTCTGAAATTGGGAGATTGGTAAGAAACTATAGAGCAGCTCCTGCTGTAATAAAGAATAGGGGACATGACATCATG ATTGAATGGAAGGAATATGCTGGCGGCGCCTACCTCACTAGAAACATGTACAATCTACTGCAATGTCACTGGCATACACCCTCGGAACATACCATTGGAGGGCGAag GTACGATTTGGAATTGCATATGGTCCATAGGAGCTCCGAAGGGCAGACTGCTGTAATTGCTGTTTTGTATAATATAGGACGCTCTGATCCTTTTCTTGACAAG GTTTTAGCAAATCTTAATGATCCAACAAAAAGTAAAGAAGAAATCGATTTGGGTGTGGTTGATCCATGGGAGATCAAGTTCGGAAGCCGAAAATACTTTAGATATTTGGGTTCTCTCACGGTTCCTCCATGCACAGAAGGTGTTGTTTGGACATTACTCAAGAAG GTGAGAACAGCATCAAGGAAGCAAATTGCAGCACTTAGGGAAGCTGTTCATGAT
- the LOC130990566 gene encoding zeatin O-glucosyltransferase-like, with amino-acid sequence MTDQTPVNKNVVQREVAVVAVPFPAQSHLNSLLHLCRRISAHNLAVHYVGTATHVHQVTARVHGCDPSAIANLHFHGFPTSPHPNHSSAAAANSSAKFPSHLLPTFMAILPRFKEPLLALVDELKHKKVVIIFDALMASVVGEIHQSFPNVECYSFQSCNAFFVYSLFWEVAGKMEDLPSDASRIMEELPSMEGCFSIEFQEFLESQRNGGGFQCGTILNTSRVLEGFYFDLLAKLRIFGITPEKHWALGPLSVVFGRANRDSKRLDWLDNQPENSVVFVSFGTTCSLSEEEMREVALGLEMSEVRFIWSLRDADRGDVFEEGVGQVELPVGFEERVRERGVVVREWAPQLEILAHGATGGFLTHCGWNSCLESISMGVPMAAWPMHSDQPRNAALITKVLKIGVGVRNWGRRDEVVGAGVVEESLRRLMGSTEGEEMRRRAKMLARALKQSMEEGGASEREMDSFISHIIT; translated from the coding sequence atgaccgATCAAACTCCCGTAAATAAAAACGTCGTGCAACgagaggtggcggtggtggccgtGCCTTTTCCGGCGCAGAGCCATCTGAATTCCCTCCTCCACCTCTGCCGCCGCATCTCCGCCCACAACCTGGCCGTGCACTACGTGGGCACCGCCACCCACGTCCACCAGGTCACAGCCCGAGTCCACGGCTGCGATCCTTCCGCCATTGCCAACCTTCATTTCCATGGCTTCCCAACTTCTCCTCATCCAAATCAttcctccgccgccgctgcGAACTCCTCCGCCAAATTTCCTTCGCATTTGCTCCCGACGTTCATGGCGATCTTGCCCCGATTCAAGGAGCCGCTCTTGGCGCTTGTAGACGAACTCAAACACAAAAAAGTGGTGATCATTTTTGATGCGTTGATGGCTTCCGTTGTTGGAGAAATTCATCAATCGTTCCCAAATGTAGAATGCTACTCTTTTCAAAGTTGTAATGCATTTTTCGTGTATTCTCTATTTTGGGAAGTCGCAGGAAAAATGGAGGATTTACCGAGTGATGCATCTCGGATTATGGAGGAACTCCCATCAATGGAGGGATGCTTCAGCATCGAGTTTCAAGAATTTTTGGAGTCGCAGCGAAATGGTGGGGGTTTCCAATGTGGGACCATTCTCAATACTAGTAGGGTTTTGGAgggtttttattttgatttattagCAAAATTGAGAATATTCGGGATCACGCCGGAAAAGCACTGGGCGCTGGGCCCGTTAAGCGTCGTGTTTGGACGTGCAAATCGTGATTCCAAGAGGTTGGACTGGCTTGACAATCAACCCGAAAACTCAGTGGTTTTTGTGTCGTTTGGCACGACGTGTTCGTTGTCAGaagaagagatgagagaggtTGCTTTAGGGTTGGAAATGAGCGAGGTGAGGTTTATATGGTCATTGAGAGACGCGGACAGAGGAGATGTGTTTGAAGAAGGAGTTGGGCAGGTTGAGCTGCCGGTAGGGTTTGAGGAAAGGGTCAGAGAGAGGGGTGTTGTGGTGAGGGAATGGGCGCCGCAGCTCGAGATCTTGGCGCATGGCGCCACGGGTGGATTCCTGACGCACTGTGGGTGGAACTCGTGCTTGGAGAGCATCTCGATGGGGGTGCCGATGGCCGCGTGGCCGATGCACTCGGATCAGCCGAGGAATGCTGCCCTAATAACCAAGGTGCTCAAGATAGGGGTGGGGGTGAGGAATTGGGGGCGGAGAGATGAAGTAGTAGGCGCCGGCGTGGTGGAGGAGAGTTTGAGAAGATTGATGGGCTCCACGGAGGGAGAGGAGATGAGACGTAGGGCAAAGATGTTAGCACGAGCGTTGAAGCAGTCAATGGAGGAGGGTGGCGCTAGTGAGCGGGAGATGGATTCTTTCATCTCTCACATAATTACCTAG
- the LOC130990173 gene encoding alpha carbonic anhydrase 4-like isoform X2, translating to MGSRTYSSARRFTACLICFSLLMAIKADEVENEHEFTYLSNSSKGPQHWGSLKEEWKLCSIGKLQSPIDVMNERVLVSSEIGRLVRNYRAAPAVIKNRGHDIMIEWKEYAGGAYLTRNMYNLLQCHWHTPSEHTIGGRRYDLELHMVHRSSEGQTAVIAVLYNIGRSDPFLDKVLANLNDPTKSKEEIDLGVVDPWEIKFGSRKYFRYLGSLTVPPCTEGENSIKEANCST from the exons ATGGGCAGTCGTACGTACAGCTCCGCTCGTCGTTTCACTGCGTGTCTAATTTGTTTTTCCCTTCTCATGGCCATCAAAGCTGATGAAGTCG AGAACGAACATGAATTTACGTATCTGAGTAATTCTTCCAAGGGGCCACAACACTGGGGAAGTCTGAAAGAAGAATGGAAATTATGTTCAATTGGAAAGCTCCAATCCCCAATCGATGTTATGAATGAAAGAGTTTTGGTGTCGTCTGAAATTGGGAGATTGGTAAGAAACTATAGAGCAGCTCCTGCTGTAATAAAGAATAGGGGACATGACATCATG ATTGAATGGAAGGAATATGCTGGCGGCGCCTACCTCACTAGAAACATGTACAATCTACTGCAATGTCACTGGCATACACCCTCGGAACATACCATTGGAGGGCGAag GTACGATTTGGAATTGCATATGGTCCATAGGAGCTCCGAAGGGCAGACTGCTGTAATTGCTGTTTTGTATAATATAGGACGCTCTGATCCTTTTCTTGACAAG GTTTTAGCAAATCTTAATGATCCAACAAAAAGTAAAGAAGAAATCGATTTGGGTGTGGTTGATCCATGGGAGATCAAGTTCGGAAGCCGAAAATACTTTAGATATTTGGGTTCTCTCACGGTTCCTCCATGCACAGAAG GTGAGAACAGCATCAAGGAAGCAAATTGCAGCACTTAG